Sequence from the Amaranthus tricolor cultivar Red isolate AtriRed21 chromosome 16, ASM2621246v1, whole genome shotgun sequence genome:
AGTTCAAGATCCCTCTTACTCTTACTAACTGGAATCAAAGAATTTAGTAGATCTGTTCCGCCCAAAATGGGAATGGGCTAGGGTTATGAACTTATAATCTAGAATCTGATGATCGAGTCGATTCCATGATTATAAGTTCATTCCATACCGGACCAGAATAGGGTTATATACATGCTCATTATGAGAAGGGGTCATTCGAGCGTATCTAAATAGATACTATGTTTACATATGGATCCCCGCGTCGTTCCATTCCATATAGGATTAGGAATAGGCGAAATCGGACCCGCTTTTTACATCTCTCGTTATTTGGGACCCTATTCATCTCTTTAGGCTTCTATTGAATCGAAAAATAGGGTTGATTATCcatctttttgatatatataaggATAAGGTATCCTCCGGATAATTCAAATCGAAGCAATTGGATGTCCGACCCTGGCCTATATGACCGATCAATAGAAATACTCCAACACTCCACCTTTGTTATATATTCCATACATCACACTAGATAGATATCATATTCATGGAATACGAATCACTTTCAAGATGCCTTGGTGGTGAAATGGTAGACACGCGAGACTCAAAATCTCGTGCTCAAGAGCGTGGAGGTTCGAGTCCTCTTCAAGGCATAATATTGAGAATGCTCATTGAATGagcaattccaagatctcggaTCAATATTAATTCGAtccgagatcttggaattggaATAAGTTCGGCAGCGGATCACGAAATCTTGGTGATCTTCTCTATCTAATGGGAAATCTTTCTACTCTTGCATGAATCCAATTTTCATTTCATCCGGGAAAAGCCATCTTTTTCTCAACAATGTCTTTGTCATTTGATCCAATAGTGTTCCGTTAGATAGGAACAGATTTGATAAATACTGATAACTCTCGGATAGAGTATTAGAACGGAAAGATCCATTCGATAATGAGCTGTTGGTTCTAAGCCATCTCTGGCGATTAATCAACAATTCAAAGTGCTTTTCTTGCGTATTCTTGAGAAACCAGCGTTGAAATATAGATATAGGAGGATTCATTTGGGAAGTAAGAAGCCCCTTTGATATCTCTGCATCTGCAAAGAATTCACGATGTGAAAACACAGAGCCAAAGGGCTGATCTTTGAATAGGAAAAAGAGTGGATCTGAGGGGTCCCAAATGAATTGGCTTATTCGAAAAAATCCCTGTTCTTTGGAAAATCTATCTCGTGTCTGGTACTGCATGGTTCCACTCTGCAAGAACTCCGACTCATTCTCTTGAAGCTCATCCTCTTTATCATAAATGATCCGCTTGCCCCGAAATGACCCGGCCCAATAGGGAAATCCCAATTCATTGGGCCTTTCGATACAATCAAATAGAAAGCCCCAGGGGTTCCATATTCTAGGAGCCCAAACTATGTGATTGAATAAATCCTCCTCTATCTGTTGCGGATCGAGGGCTCCTTCCCCTTCTTCCAATTCCGATTCGTATTTTTCATAGAGAAATCTATGATCAAGGATAGAACAAGATCCATTTTGCATCATATCTAAAGGATCCCTTAGTTCGGACCGAAGAAACAACGTCACTCGATCATTCTGACTGCAATCTTTTTCTGTCCGTGAGGATCCCACCAGAGCGCCTTCTACTTCTAATAGGCCATGAACTAGATAAGAATCATTCTCAACGAGTCCATAAGAAGTGATCCCATTTTTTTCATCGGGTCCGGGTAGAGACCAAAGATCTTGAGCGACCGATCCGGCAGAACAACTCAAAAGATAAAGAAGTATCGTTAATTTCTTCATGCTCGTTCCAAGTTCGAAGTACCATTTGTACAAATAAGAATCCCCTTCGTTACATGATTTCTTCTtcatatagatagatataggaTCTATAGGGCAATTACTTAGAAGTACATTTTGTGCAACAGCCCTTCCTATCTGATAGAAAAGGATCCCATGATCCTGAACCGATCTTACCTGGGATCGCAAATCCCAAGTTTGTCTATGAAGAGCGGATCGAATTGTATTAGTGTCTAGAATGGATTTCTTCTGTGTAATACTAATCGATAGGGCCTCATTGATAAGTGCTACAAGATCTCGTACATTGGAACCAATGGTTATGGACCCGAATCCATTAGTATGGAACATTTTCTTTTCCAAGTGAAATCCCCTAGTATATGAAAGAGTCAAAAAGTGCTTTCGTTGTTGTGGAATACGAAGCCTTCGTATCTTAATGCATGTATTTAATTGATTCGGGGCTATTAGAGCGGGATCCACTTTTTGCGGAATATGAGTCGAAGCAATAACAAGAATATTTCTAGTAGACCCTTTTTCACAATCCCTGGAGAGATAGTTCACTAATAGACCGAGGGATAAGTAATTCGACTCATTCACATCCAGATCATGAATGTTTGGAATCCATATTATGCAAGGAGACATTGCTTTTGCTAATTCGAATTGAAGGGTGATAGAAAATGGGTCTATTTCCGGCATCATATCCATAGTTAGCAGCTCCAGCTCCGTATCAAGGTCATAATCGATATCGTCACTAGCATCAATATAGTCACTAGCATCAATATCGTCACTAGCACTAGCATAAATATCGTCACTAAGATCAATAAGAGAACCTTTAGGCTTGTTATCCAGGAACTTGTTCAGAAATACCGTAATAAAAGGAACATAGGAGTTTGTCGCTAGGTATTTGACCAAATAGGATCGTCCAGTTCCTATAGAACCTATCACTAAAATACCTCTAGAGGGGGATAGGGCTAATCGGAGCGAAAAGGGTTTTCCATGAGATGGGAAATGAAAACTATTAGCCCCACACGAGGTTTGTGAATAAGTGATTGTCTGATAATGAGCAAGGAATACTCGTCTTTCTGTTAAACAAGATGTATTGAACTCATAATTCATTAGATACTTTTTATGAATGTCAACTAAGTGTCGTAAGTAAATTGCTCCCGGTTGTTCAATCATTTGATAACCAGAGTCATTCTTTGATAAATGATCACTATGAGTCAGACTCAATAGAAttttatcaatccttttttcTGTCGTTAAAGTGGAGAACTGAACCAAgaattctctttcttcatcatcaatcGAATCACTGCTCGCGACCCAGGATTCTATTTTATCATCAATCCAATCACCGTtcaccctttttctttttcttatcaaTGAATAGATCTCTTTACTTGTATGACTTAGATGTCTCGTATTTCTCGAAAAAGTGATTCGATTGATGGGATTTGGTATGATACTTATGAGATCGATGATATCGATTAGATtaatattcaaatattttttcttagaaCGTATTGATTTGAACCCATAAGCGGGACCACTACCCAATAGCATGTTGTCGCCAGAAACAGAACCCCATATTTCTTCTAGGGAATCTCCTAATTGTTCCAAAGCAACCAAAAAGAGATTCTTTAACCAGAAGGAATTCGGTTCCGATGTAGGATACCTATCCAGAAGTTTTCGCAACTCAATCATGTATGATGGAATCATCAAAGATTTGACCTTTTCGAACTCTGTCTGTAACTCACTAGAGGCTCGAAAAACAAAGAGAAGATGTGTACGAACGAGATATCCAgcaagaagaagaaggaaaaggaTTGAATAGAAGAACTCCCGAACATTTGGCGATCCCAGATGTGTCCATATCAATGGTGACTCATTATTTTGATGAATCGTTTTTTCGTACAGAAGAAGATTATGTAAACACTTACTCGAAATCTCACTTATCAGATTCCATTGTGGAAGATACAAAATTTTCTGAAGAATTCGCCATGATATATCTGATCTGTACATAATATCATGAAGAATAGATAAAAATTTTGGATTGCTACTTAGTATTGACAATAGGTCTGAAAAAgtatctaaaaatagaaaatttagatATTTGTACCCTGTCGAAGTAAGGAACCATGGCATATATGTTTGGAATAGATTCCATTTTGAGAGAGTTGAAAAAGCACTATCTCGTTGAAAGGCTCTATACATCTGCCCTTTCTCAACGCATTTCTTTAGACAAAGACTCCGTTTTTTCCTCTTTTCCGATAGTAAATATTTCTCAGAACATAGAGTGTAAATCAAACCGAAATTGAGATTGAGATACTGATGCAAGTTCTTCCTTTCTGAATCAGATAGATTCATATTGGAAAGAGGTGGTTTACCATAAGTTCTTTCAAAATGGACTATTTGTCCCTCTGTTAGAGGTGTTCCAGAAATGCCTGCGATCGAGTAAATAGTTCTACGAACGAATAGATCGGATCGAATTGGAAAATCGTTAGGTATGCATATGTTAGATACCTGTGACTCAATTGGTGAAATAGTATCTCTCTCCAAAAAAGCATGTTTTTTTTTACCGACacacaaagaaaattttttgttgtgaaTGAACAAGATATTGAGGAATTGTCTATATGTAAAATCAGAATTATTGATACGGGCCTTTTCCATATAAAAAGGGAATCTTTTGTTACAATAGAAGCAGAAGTGATGTGGATTATTCAAGAATCGAAGTCGATTTGCTTTATAAAAAGAAGATATCAATGAACTTCTATGAAATGGTTTTACGGGATTCAACCAATTGTTTTGATCGTGGGATATCATTGAGAAATAGGAATCCGTGGTATCAAAGGATTTCCCGCGATTATTTCTAGTATGGAATGAGTCAATCATCCACTTTGGTATCTTATTGAACAAAAATGGTGATATTGTTCCTCCATTGATCAAGAATTTCGATTTTTGGAAAGTATCATGATCATCCAATAAGAAAGctttcaattttttcaaatgAACGATTTGAAGACCTATTGATTCTAACAAGGGATTGTAGAGTTGATCATTCGGACCTTTCAATTCATAAATGTGGATCTCGGACCTATTAATAGGGATATTCCCGAAACTCACAAAGAAAAAAGGAAGTGAGTTAGACAAAAAGAGAAGCAACTTGGAAAGTGACTTGGACAAAAAGAAACGAAATGACTTGGACAAAAAGAAACGAAGTGACTTAGACAAATCTTTTTTGTCGATAACCTCAGACCAATCAATCGAATATTGATTAATACGTAATCGATCGAACACTACTTGAAAATGGCTCCTCTGCTCAGAAACGAAATGTTCCAAATGTTCCTGGAAATTTTTGCTCCCATTGAACCATTTGTATCTATATGCATCAGGATCCCGATTCATGAATCTCTCGGTTcgagaaagaaaaataagaggATCAACCCATTTCTTCTGACTCTTTTTCAAATTCGATAAATGTTGGTTGATCGTATATTTCCTTATAGTTCTATGATTCAGAGTAtcgtttttttgttttctatctTCCAAATAATTCCCGCAGGAGATCCGAAACCCATTTTTTCGGATCCTTCGATAAAAAGATTCACTCTCTtcataaaaaataggagatagAACCAATAAAGATTTCTTTTTCGATTCATCCCTGGAGTTAAATACCTCATTCAAGAGTTGTTTTTGATCCAATCCGCAGGAATCAATAGAAAAGGCAAATCCCTTATGATACACCAGATCCGGCTCGGTTATTGATAGAGTGAATAGATCCGCCATTTCTTGAAATTTCTCTTCGGATTCAAAATCGTGGTGTAATGTGTATCCCCCCCTGTTTCGGTCATGGAATAGatgaaataagtaaaaaaatgaatttttgttCAAGAATGAAATCTTAGCGGAACTGTCCATATCCGGTTCATCCTTCGGAACCATATCACATCCCGGATCTGATGAAATAGGATGAATTGAGACGGTACTTTGTAAATACTTAATTATCTTGAATATATTAACCATTTCGTTATTTTCCGATCGCCTGGAAGGGGCAAAAGAAACATCTTGTTGTTTCTTCAACAATTTCTGATCTCTAGTGGACCTCTCAGTAGGATTTGAACCCAGATGAAGTTCTGACCATCTGTCAGAGAAAAAAGAACGAATGGATCTTGTATTAGAATCCATTACTTGAACAAAACTAGATCTTGTGGAATCATATTGAATATTTGACGATACATTCCGTACCTTGCTAAAAAACCGATCCTTATTTACCAACCACACATTGTCTAGCCAAATCCAATTCTCTCTCGATGCGTTCCTCAAAAAATCCGATTCGTACGGATTCTTCCCCCAACTAACGAATAAATCTTGGTGGAATTGCCACATATGAAATTGAGCACAATTTTGCAAAGAAATAGCCCACTTGTTTCTCGAGAAGAGATGGGAAACATGCTCAATATCATTTGATTGACTAGTTGACCCAGCCCCTTGTTCTTTGAAGAAACTCTCCACTTCAATTGGTATTTTTTCACGAAAAGCAGACATGAGATAACAAATCCAGTGCTTCACTACGATTTCGAAAAGCTGTCCCGAATTCAAGTTGATTATGTTTCGCCTCTTCCTCAGAGAAAGACAATCAAACAATTCCCAATCGTGGTCCTTGCGGATCGGATCATCCATATAATATACAAAGGGAAACTCCAGATATTTGATATCTTTCTCTTTGAATGAGATCTCAATTCCAGCGACGGTTTCATTAGATATCTTACAACTAGAATCCCTCTTTTTTCCGATCCAGTTCCTCCACCACCGCGAACCCCGGTTAGATTCAGACATGATACACTTTTTAGTTATTGGAAGAAACCAAGTACTCTCTTTCGGATCTAGTAAATAACTCTCAGAAATCTTCTTTCCTTTTGGAAGATAGAGTAGCGAAACAATCAGCCTATTGATATTGGAAGACCAAAAGGATTTTTTCAATGTATCATTTCTGGGTCCAATGGAATTCATAGGTATAGGAAGAAGCCCTATCAAATAGAGATTTTTTCTTTCGACCATATTTCGATTGGTAATACGATATATAAGGACCACTACCACAAAGAGTACTACACCCTTGATCGTGAAATATCGATTGCTTGTTGAACCCTGTGAATTGCGTGAAAGTAGGATACTCCAAATTCGGGGGTCAAAGAGTTTTATAAAACGTTCTTGGTGGAAAAAAATGTGAATGAAAGATCCCACTGAATTGAATTGGGTCCATGAATCTAAGAAATAGTGAGAATTCTTAATCTCTCTCAATATCTCTCTCAATTCGAAAATCCAGGATTTGAATTGATGTCCTTTCATTGATTCCTCCTAAATTGCATTGATTTATCCTAAAGATTTCATTTCAATTGGAATTTGGTTATTCACCATGTACGAGGATCCCCGCTAAGCATCCATGGCTGAATGGTTAAAGCGCCCAACTCATAATTGGCGAATTCGTAGGTTCAATTCCTACTGGATGCACGCCAATGGGACCCTCCAATAAGTCTATTGGAATTGGCTCTGTATCAATGGAATCTTATCATCCATACATAAGGAATTGGTGTGGTATATTCATATCATAACATATGAACAGTAAGAACTAGCATTCTTATTGAAACTCGAACTAATAGGGAAGAAAATAGATTTATGGATGGAATCAAATATGCAGTATTTACAGACAAAAGTATTCGGTTATTGGGGAAAAATCAATATACTTCTAATGTCGAATCAAGATCAACTAGGacggaaataaagcattgagtCGAACTTTGTAATAGCTATGAATAGTCATCGACTCCCGAGAAAGGGTAGAAGAATGGGACCTATTATGGGACATACAATGCATTACAGACGTATGATCATTACACTTCAATCGAGTTATTCTATTCCACCTCTTAGAAAGAAAAGAACTTAAATCAAAATACTTAATAGCATGGCGATACATTTATACAAAACTTCTACCTCGAGCACACGCAATGGAGCCGTAGACAATCAAGTGAAATCCAATCCACGAAATAATTTGATCTATGGACAGCGTCGTTGTGGTAAAGGTCGTAATTCCAGAGGAATCATTACCGCAAGGCATAGAGGGGGGGGTCATAAGCGTCTATACCGTAAAATCGATTTTCGACGGAATGAAAAAGACATATATGGTAGAATCGTAACCATAGAATACGACCCTAATCGAAATGCATACATTTGTCTCATACACTATGGGGATGGTGAGAAGAGATATATTTTACATCCCCGAGGGGCTATAATTGGAGATACCAATTGTTTCTGGTACAGAAGTTCCTATAAAAATGGGAAATGCCTTACCTTTGACCGATATGCCCTTAGGCACGGCCATACATAACATAGAAATCACACTTGGAAAGGGTGGACAATTAGCTAGAGCAGCGGGTGCTGTAGCGAAACTGATTGCAAAAGAGGGGAAATCGGCCACATTAAAATTACCTTCTGGGGAGGTACGTTTGATATCCAAAAACTGCTCAGCAACAGTCGGACAAGTGGGAAATGTTGGAGTGAACCAGAAAAGGTTGGGTAGAGCCGGATCTAAGCGTTGGCTAGGTAAGCGTCCTGTAGTAAGAGGAGTAGTTATGAACCCTGTAGACCATCCCCATGGGGGGTGGGTGAGGGGAGGGCCCCAATTGGTAGAAAAAACCCCACAACCCCTTGGGGTTATCCTGcacttggaagaagaagtagaaaaaggaataaatatagtgataattttattattcgTCGACGTAGTAAAtaggaaagaaaatgaaaatagaatTAGTTTCTTCgtctttacataaaaaaaaaaacaaaatataggaGTAATTAACTGTGACACgttcactaaaaaaaaatccttttgtAGCGAatcatttattaagaaaaattgagaAGCTTAACACAAAGGcggaaaaagaaataatagtaACTTGGTCACGGGCATCTACCATTATACCCACAATGATTGGCCACACAATTGCTATCCATAATGGAAGAGAACACTTGCCTATTTACATAACGGATCGTATGGTAGGTCATAAATTAGGCGAATTTGCACCAACTCTAAATTTCCGGGGACACGCAAAAAACGATAATAAATCTCGTCGTTAAGTTTaaccaattttttatttattaattatttattattatagttttatagttaatttttttatttttattatagttaaaattaatataataaatatagatGCTTATCCTTTATTAATGGAGGTAAACTTTATgggtttgtttaaaaaaaaaaaaaagaaggaagaatttgattacatgcgtcTGTACCAGTGGCGTCTAAAAGAGGAATACGAATCAGGGAAACCCGATGAGATAACTACTAGAGGTCAATCTATATCGATGTCTGCTGATAAAGCCAGAAGAGTAATTGATCAGATTCGTGGGCGTTCCTACGAAGAAACCCTTATGATATTAGAACTTATGCCCTATCGAGCATGTTATcctatttttaaattgatttattcTGCAGCAGCAAATGCTAGTCACAATAGAAAATTTAACAAAGCGAACTTAATTATTAGTAAAGCTGAAGTTAATAAAGGCACTaccatgaaaaaattaaaaccgcgAGCTCGCGGACGTAGTTTCATGATAAAAAAACCTACTTGTCACATAACTATTGTATTAAGAGATACAAGCTTCTTTGATGgatatgaaaaatatatagaaaGTTTAATTCCA
This genomic interval carries:
- the LOC130803204 gene encoding 50S ribosomal protein L22, chloroplastic-like; translation: MEVNFMGLFKKKKKKEEFDYMRLYQWRLKEEYESGKPDEITTRGQSISMSADKARRVIDQIRGRSYEETLMILELMPYRACYPIFKLIYSAAANASHNRKFNKANLIISKAEVNKGTTMKKLKPRARGRSFMIKKPTCHITIVLRDTSFFDGYEKYIESLIPDDILTLFRVMPLGRRVELFSGRYMDKFKLKSMFYRLGIL
- the LOC130803194 gene encoding protein Ycf2, giving the protein MKGHQFKSWIFELREILREIKNSHYFLDSWTQFNSVGSFIHIFFHQERFIKLFDPRIWSILLSRNSQGSTSNRYFTIKGVVLFVVVVLIYRITNRNMVERKNLYLIGLLPIPMNSIGPRNDTLKKSFWSSNINRLIVSLLYLPKGKKISESYLLDPKESTWFLPITKKCIMSESNRGSRWWRNWIGKKRDSSCKISNETVAGIEISFKEKDIKYLEFPFVYYMDDPIRKDHDWELFDCLSLRKRRNIINLNSGQLFEIVVKHWICYLMSAFREKIPIEVESFFKEQGAGSTSQSNDIEHVSHLFSRNKWAISLQNCAQFHMWQFHQDLFVSWGKNPYESDFLRNASRENWIWLDNVWLVNKDRFFSKVRNVSSNIQYDSTRSSFVQVMDSNTRSIRSFFSDRWSELHLGSNPTERSTRDQKLLKKQQDVSFAPSRRSENNEMVNIFKIIKYLQSTVSIHPISSDPGCDMVPKDEPDMDSSAKISFLNKNSFFYLFHLFHDRNRGGYTLHHDFESEEKFQEMADLFTLSITEPDLVYHKGFAFSIDSCGLDQKQLLNEVFNSRDESKKKSLLVLSPIFYEESESFYRRIRKNGFRISCGNYLEDRKQKNDTLNHRTIRKYTINQHLSNLKKSQKKWVDPLIFLSRTERFMNRDPDAYRYKWFNGSKNFQEHLEHFVSEQRSHFQVVFDRLRINQYSIDWSEVIDKKDLSKSLRFFLSKSFRFFLSKSLSKLLLFLSNSLPFFFVSFGNIPINRSEIHIYELKGPNDQLYNPLLESIGLQIVHLKKLKAFLLDDHDTFQKSKFLINGGTISPFLFNKIPKWMIDSFHTRNNRGKSFDTTDSYFSMISHDQNNWLNPVKPFHRSSLISSFYKANRLRFLNNPHHFCFYCNKRFPFYMEKARINNSDFTYRQFLNILFIHNKKFSLCVGKKKHAFLERDTISPIESQVSNICIPNDFPIRSDLFVRRTIYSIAGISGTPLTEGQIVHFERTYGKPPLSNMNLSDSERKNLHQYLNLNFGLIYTLCSEKYLLSEKRKKRSLCLKKCVEKGQMYRAFQRDSAFSTLSKWNLFQTYMPWFLTSTGYKYLNFLFLDTFSDLLSILSSNPKFLSILHDIMYRSDISWRILQKILYLPQWNLISEISSKCLHNLLLYEKTIHQNNESPLIWTHLGSPNVREFFYSILFLLLLAGYLVRTHLLFVFRASSELQTEFEKVKSLMIPSYMIELRKLLDRYPTSEPNSFWLKNLFLVALEQLGDSLEEIWGSVSGDNMLLGSGPAYGFKSIRSKKKYLNINLIDIIDLISIIPNPINRITFSRNTRHLSHTSKEIYSLIRKRKRVNGDWIDDKIESWVASSDSIDDEEREFLVQFSTLTTEKRIDKILLSLTHSDHLSKNDSGYQMIEQPGAIYLRHLVDIHKKYLMNYEFNTSCLTERRVFLAHYQTITYSQTSCGANSFHFPSHGKPFSLRLALSPSRGILVIGSIGTGRSYLVKYLATNSYVPFITVFLNKFLDNKPKGSLIDLSDDIYASASDDIDASDYIDASDDIDYDLDTELELLTMDMMPEIDPFSITLQFELAKAMSPCIIWIPNIHDLDVNESNYLSLGLLVNYLSRDCEKGSTRNILVIASTHIPQKVDPALIAPNQLNTCIKIRRLRIPQQRKHFLTLSYTRGFHLEKKMFHTNGFGSITIGSNVRDLVALINEALSISITQKKSILDTNTIRSALHRQTWDLRSQVRSVQDHGILFYQIGRAVAQNVLLSNCPIDPISIYMKKKSCNEGDSYLYKWYFELGTSMKKLTILLYLLSCSAGSVAQDLWSLPGPDEKNGITSYGLVENDSYLVHGLLEVEGALVGSSRTEKDCSQNDRVTLFLRSELRDPLDMMQNGSCSILDHRFLYEKYESELEEGEGALDPQQIEEDLFNHIVWAPRIWNPWGFLFDCIERPNELGFPYWAGSFRGKRIIYDKEDELQENESEFLQSGTMQYQTRDRFSKEQGFFRISQFIWDPSDPLFFLFKDQPFGSVFSHREFFADAEISKGLLTSQMNPPISIFQRWFLKNTQEKHFELLINRQRWLRTNSSLSNGSFRSNTLSESYQYLSNLFLSNGTLLDQMTKTLLRKRWLFPDEMKIGFMQE